In Flavobacterium gelatinilyticum, a genomic segment contains:
- a CDS encoding lysophospholipid acyltransferase family protein — protein sequence MGLVTAKEVAKAINVEKYGVFGTFSGWILMKVLKISTLNKIYDHNKHLEDVAFLNGILDEMEIKFEIPEEDLKRLPKDGAYITISNHPLGGIDGILLLKLMLEREPNFKIIANFLLHRIVPLKKYIMPVNPFENHKDAKSSVVGIKETLRHLSDGKPLGIFPAGEVSTYKDGKLVVDKPWEEGAIKLIRKAKVPVVPIYFHAKNSKLFYWLSKIDDTLRTAKLPSELLTQKDRVIKVRIGKPISVSEQNEIESFEEYSEFLRRKTYMLANPFEKDTKLIDTASLKITKTPKKIVTPANESKMIDEVQALRNSDCRFLQSKNYEVFFARAKSIPNILHEIGRLREITFREVGEGTNESIDIDEYDQYYHHMFLWDDETKRIAGAYRMGLGSEIYPKYGIEGFYLTDLFRFEPELHDMMHKSIEMGRAFITREYQQKPMPLFLLWKGIIHTTLRHPEHKYLVGGVSISNQFSDFSKSLMIEFMKSNYYDPYIAQYIHPKKAYKVKLKDADKDFIFDEAESDLNKFDKIIDELEPGNLRLPVLIKKYIKQNARVVAFNVDPLFNNAIDGLMYIRIADIPESTMKPVIEEFQIELERKLSEKED from the coding sequence TCTTATGAAGGTCCTTAAGATCTCTACCCTTAATAAAATTTACGATCATAATAAACATCTGGAAGATGTTGCGTTTTTGAATGGAATTTTGGATGAGATGGAAATCAAATTTGAAATTCCGGAAGAAGATTTAAAACGTCTGCCTAAAGATGGCGCTTACATTACCATTTCAAATCACCCGCTTGGGGGAATTGATGGGATTTTATTATTGAAATTAATGCTTGAAAGAGAGCCGAATTTCAAAATCATTGCTAATTTTTTACTGCACAGAATCGTGCCGCTTAAAAAATACATCATGCCGGTTAATCCTTTTGAAAATCATAAGGATGCCAAATCAAGCGTGGTGGGAATTAAAGAAACGCTTCGTCATTTGAGCGATGGAAAACCGTTGGGAATTTTCCCTGCCGGTGAAGTTTCTACTTATAAAGACGGAAAATTAGTAGTAGACAAACCTTGGGAAGAAGGTGCCATTAAACTGATCCGAAAAGCCAAAGTACCGGTTGTGCCTATTTATTTTCATGCCAAGAACAGTAAACTTTTTTACTGGCTTTCTAAAATAGATGATACACTGCGTACAGCAAAACTGCCTTCTGAACTGCTTACACAGAAAGACCGTGTTATTAAAGTTCGTATTGGAAAACCAATTTCTGTAAGTGAGCAAAACGAAATCGAATCGTTTGAAGAATACTCAGAATTCTTACGAAGAAAAACCTATATGCTGGCCAATCCGTTTGAAAAAGACACAAAACTGATTGATACGGCAAGTCTTAAAATTACAAAAACACCAAAAAAAATCGTTACACCGGCAAACGAATCAAAAATGATTGATGAAGTTCAGGCGTTACGAAACAGCGACTGCAGATTCCTTCAGAGTAAAAATTATGAAGTTTTCTTTGCCAGAGCAAAATCAATTCCGAATATCCTTCATGAAATCGGGCGCCTTCGCGAAATTACTTTCCGTGAAGTGGGCGAAGGAACCAATGAATCTATTGATATAGACGAATACGACCAATATTATCACCACATGTTTTTATGGGATGATGAAACCAAAAGAATCGCCGGAGCTTACCGTATGGGGTTAGGTTCTGAGATTTATCCGAAATATGGCATTGAAGGTTTTTATCTGACAGATTTATTCAGATTTGAACCGGAACTTCACGATATGATGCACAAATCTATCGAAATGGGACGAGCTTTTATCACTCGTGAATATCAGCAAAAACCAATGCCGTTATTTTTGTTATGGAAAGGGATTATTCATACTACTTTACGCCATCCTGAGCATAAATATCTGGTAGGCGGTGTAAGTATCAGTAACCAGTTCTCTGATTTCTCTAAATCATTGATGATTGAGTTTATGAAATCAAACTATTACGATCCGTATATTGCACAGTACATTCATCCAAAAAAAGCATATAAAGTAAAACTGAAAGATGCTGATAAAGACTTTATTTTTGATGAAGCCGAATCTGATTTAAACAAGTTTGACAAAATCATCGACGAACTGGAACCAGGAAACTTACGCCTTCCGGTTTTAATTAAGAAATACATCAAACAGAATGCGCGTGTAGTTGCTTTTAATGTTGACCCGCTATTCAACAATGCAATCGACGGTTTGATGTACATTAGAATAGCCGATATTCCGGAAAGCACTATGAAACCGGTTATTGAAGAATTTCAGATTGAACTGGAAAGAAAACTTTCTGAAAAAGAAGATTAA